The sequence below is a genomic window from Hemitrygon akajei chromosome 2, sHemAka1.3, whole genome shotgun sequence.
CGGGAATCTGGAATTGCAGTGGGCATAACCCGTACGAAGGAATTCCCAGTGTTTGGAAAGCCTGGCGGAAAGCAAAGAAAGGAGGATTTGTTCCAGAAGGTCTGTTCTGGATTTGTGGGAATCAGGCATACACCAAATTGCcgaaaggatggggaggagtttgtttcTTAGGCCTTATAAGGCCAGAGTTCTTCCTCCTACCCCAGGATGAAGATAGGGAATTGGGAATCAAGTTATTTGACTCACTGAGAAGGGAGAagcgggagataaaggtgggagaatggggcgaCGAGTGGCCTCCAGCACGCATCATTGAATATTACGGACCAGCaacttgggcccaggatgggtcatgGGGTTACCGAACCCCGGTATATATGTTAAATCGAATAATACGCCTACAAGCTGTAGTAGAGGTGATCACCAACCAAACCGCATTGGCTCTGGAATtgctggctgagcagcaaagcCAGATGAGAACAGCCATATACCAAAATCGATTAGcattggattacctattggcctccgagggaggggtctgtggaaagttcaatctgacaaactgttgcctaaagataaatgataatggaaaggcagtgttgaaaatatccgacaaaattcggaagttGGCCCATGTGCCAGTACAAACTTGGAGATCCTTAGGGAACCTGAGTTGGCTGGATAGTCTGCTGGGAGGAAGCTGGTGGCGAATAGCCCTGTTAATATTTGGCGGAATACTCATAATGATAATCATATTACCATGCTTAATACCCTGCTTGAGAGCATTAATAACGCGAGTAGTAGTACAGGTAATGCAGCCAGGGAACCCAGTTGACCCGGCTAAAATGCTGTTGCAACGAGGCAGAGAACTGGAAGAGTGGAATCCCTGGACAAATCCTTAGCACActctaaaaagaaaaagggtggaattgtaagaagagaaagggttaaggttagactgtgctaagatctaagcttacaaaacatatgctgacacattgctaaataaggatataagattcttgcaaaactgtataggtacaatctgtaccttgtggtaatcatgaagaactaaaaaggagtcattgagctaggagctgagagcggaggtggatggaacagatggagataagctgtactcttgtggctaactccaaggccgataagtgtttgaaaacttggcagacatggctctgcggatggctaactccaaggacagaggatatgagaaaatgtgtatgtgacccccgaaatgtacaagcctgtggggagggggagagtggagctgactatgaataattgtaggaatgatacagcaactgagggacacgtgataacctacttgaaactgtataaaaggaagtgaaatgtaatgctctgggctcaatactgctggagcagttttgggtccgactctgcagactcgtgaaaaataaagctttgccgctttgcagtttgctgagactcatGGTGTGAGTTATTTCTGACAAtgatcaatgctcttcagagattgtcttcctggCGCCATCggtcacataaccaagacttgtgatatgcaccagctgctcatacaactatCCACCCCAGGGGTCCCATGGCTTAACTGACCCTGATCAAGGGGCTAAGcgggtgctacactttgcccaagggtgacatgcaggctagcggagggaaggtgcACTTTACATCTCCTTtgttagagatgtatctccaccccgtcTCCTGTAGTATGGTATAAGACACCAAAATAACTGAAAGttaaaaaagtaaattaaaaagtgaatcacaagaaaatgaatttcagggttgtttatggtgacatacatgtactttgaactttaaataatGCAGAAGTGGAAtaatgaggtagcattcatgggtgcatggaccatttagaaatctggctgaggggaagaaattgttcctgtaTGCTGAGTGAGGTTCTTCAGTCTCACGTAACTCCTTCCAGATGATGGTAATGAGAAGATGGTAGTAAATAGATAATGGCAAAGACATAGCAGAAAACGTGGGAAAATTAAAAAATTATCAGGTGTCACATACTTTGAGAACAAAGAAAAGCAAAACAGCTAAAGTAGAGTGCTGACAGTTGGCAGGGGTGTTTCTCGAAGAGACAATGGTAATGAGGTTGGCATGGTAACAAATGCAAGACGAAAGGATTATGCCATAATAAGGGGAAAGAGATAATTAGCTGATCAGCAATAGGTATAAAAGGGAATGGAAGAGAATATGGATATGCACTGCAAGGGAAGTGATAGGAGAAAGTAATGGCACTGTGGTGATCTTATTGCGAGAGGAGATAGAAGATGAATTGGGAGTTTGTTGAAAAGAAAAGGAGCAGACAGAAACCGCAGGAGGATGTTATTTTAGACAAAATCCATCAGATTCTCACTCTGGGTTTTAAATAGTAATGGGTGTGCAGTAAGTCAAAGTTAGATCCTGTTAATGGTGAAGTAAAGGAACGTTGAATGTGATCATTAAGTAGTGGATGCTTTCGGAGAGAGAATTTTGGTAGATTGGTCAAATAACTGGAAAAAAATTATTCCAGGGGAATTCCACATGCTTTCAAATTCAGAACACTTTTTTATTTGACTTTATACCAGTATAGTCTAACTATAAAAGCAGTTGATTTACAAACTAGGTGATGTATTTGTCTGTGATGTTATCTAAACTGGTTTAAACATttaacttgtgactgcaaaacaaaGGGTTGCATAAGGGTTAGGGTAATGGCACACGCATCATTTATCTCAGCGGTCCCCAGACTTTTTGGGGTGactgcccccttggatcccagaccACATCCCCAGCACCCCTCTCTCTTTCAAGCTACGACATAAAAACTATGAAAAATTTTGATTTACGATGCACCATGAAATAAAATAGGAACTGCagattcaaagcagtgacaaataattgcaaaaaataCTCAAATCTATTGAAatctacaaataaaattatttaattacagtaaagcAATTATCATCCACAATTTTAGAACGTACATTAGTCATCCCACAATTCACTACTTCTTTGCTTTTTAACCTTTCAAagagatggatgggcttggtgcagtgatatcagcttctcaacatcaggctgtaTGTCACTCAGAAGACATTTCGGATCCcatgttcagtaatttgcagtctgtttcattgctttgaaagaagttgggcgaCTGCACTGAAGCTGCGCTCCACTAAGTAAGATGTTGAAAAGgcaataaagagcatcttgacctttttccagGGTGCAGGATAGTGTACAGAGACTTCTTTCTGCAACCAAATGTCTTGATTTTATATTTTGAACCTCTacttcagctcaaagtcattttgtagcgAGATCAGTTCCTCCTCCATCCTCCCTGTTAACTCCTCATTACAATCAGGAATGGATTTTCACCCAGTTTGGAAATTGGATCAAGAGAAGATGCTGAAATCTCTCTGGAATGCCTTTATACAGCTCACTCAGGTGGGCACAatatacttgaagatcatcatctggtattcttcCTTTCTCTTCTAACTCAGAGAGCCTCGGAAATTGGAAAAGGTTGCAACGACCAATTTTGCACTTAAATAGCGTTCACTTGGACAGAAGGGTGGAAGTGACTGATTGCCTTGTAACTGAGGGtggatttcattaaactttgtgaataattctgacaaataagcaacaTCATGCTTagtattcttgagttgattattGGGTGAAGCATTTGGGTCTTCAAAGGATTTTATCACAGTTGCAAAAAGTGTATAAAAGTAACCCAGCCGGTTTCCTTTAGTGAGCCATCTGACTTCAGTGTTCAGCAGCAAGcgttcaaactgttcatcattctcaatacaaagctcttgACGTAGAATTGAGAACTTGGGACTTGATTGTATTTACTGCCGTGAATACAGAATTTAATGAATAGTGAAACCAATCACTTAGGCTTTTTGTGACAAGATGCTGTttgtgaattacacagtgaatggtaagtgtgttaggtacagcttttttcAAAAAAGAATAACCCCATGGTGGGTCCTGTCATTGATGGTGACCCATCTGGGACACAAGCAAGAACTGTTGGTGAGGGGGTTGTCCAtttctttgaaaaattgctcaacaacccaaaatattgactccctTTCATATCTGTTTCCAGGTGCCTTGCAAGTAACAAGTCTTGGGAagcatgctttcatcttttaggAAATGAATATAACCAAGAAGCAATGATTCATTCCCAGGCAATGTTGACTCAaccaactgcagagcaaattctgttgtcctagCTATGTAGTAAAATGAGTTTTCCCATTCTCATACATTTCATGTATTCGT
It includes:
- the LOC140740126 gene encoding endogenous retrovirus group 3 member 1 Env polyprotein-like produces the protein MNSMWTVTLLTVIYLILYVGKIEGKCDKCRNRVLEKGKERPGALVSHSHVNDQCYGKEKEECEEGGIKYTLRKNRGYPGGSVREEKGEGRSWSVRESTCPETKWICERKEKGRAEFGGVREEWGTYGKTRPEMKENLFIDLATRIATSLNVSDCWVCGGPHMSEQWPWIGESLSVWELLAHDWDKKRTGRTQEWKLTNYPEGQVCVERKGKVKVGESPCQSIKLAKTKNNATWWPEEPTWYITKGAKDNCTAMGNNSGIWNCSGHNPYEGIPSVWKAWRKAKKGGFVPEGLFWICGNQAYTKLPKGWGGVCFLGLIRPEFFLLPQDEDRELGIKLFDSLRREKREIKVGEWGDEWPPARIIEYYGPATWAQDGSWGYRTPVYMLNRIIRLQAVVEVITNQTALALELLAEQQSQMRTAIYQNRLALDYLLASEGGVCGKFNLTNCCLKINDNGKAVLKISDKIRKLAHVPVQTWRSLGNLSWLDSLLGGSWWRIALLIFGGILIMIIILPCLIPCLRALITRVVVQVMQPGNPVDPAKMLLQRGRELEEWNPWTNP